The Paenibacillus amylolyticus genome contains the following window.
CATATTACCAAATCCAAACCTTACTTCCTTGAGATTATGCACAATGAAGGAACTAAAGGCCACGCCCTTACGTTCCTGGCTGACCACTTTGGTCACCAGCTCAGCGAGTGTATTGCCATCGGCGACTCCTGGAATGACCATGAGATGCTTGAAGTTGCTGGTCTTGGCGTAGCGATGGGGAATGCCATCCCTGCGTTGAAAGAGCTGGCAGACTACATTACCGCAAGTAATAACGAAGACGGTGTAAAAGAGGTTATTGAGAAGTTTGTGCTGAACGCAGAGTAAGTTTTTCAGAAAAGCACATTTTGCATAATGTGTTATGTCAGAAAACAAAATAAACAGCCCTCCACAGCGATATCTGGCTTGTGCAGGGCTGTTTTAATTTTCAGAGATAACTTGCACTTTATAGATATTACAGCCACTCTCGCTTAGTGTTTTCCATTCATGTACTTCTCTTCGAATTCATGATCTCGTTCCCTGATCTCCTGCATCATCGTACTCTTTGGAAGTTCAGAAACGAAAACAGTCAGTAACAGTAAAGCCCCTGCAAGAAATAACAGGATGGCCAGTATAAATCCAACCCAGCCATGTGTTTCAGACACAGCTGCAAAATATTGCCCCCACGTATCAGACCAAACCATCACGCTTGGGATGTGTATAACGGTCGCAATATGAATTGCACCATACAATATGATACCTGCAAGTAACAATATAGCTCCAAGTTTTTGTCTGTTATCCATGATTCATTCCTCATCCCTGTACAAAATCACACGGAGCCTATTTTACCACAGTTTTGGAATTATGAACCAATGTATTTGTGCGTCCACCACGTTTTAACCAACCCATCACTTTCTCATTCATCGCCAGCAGACCTGAGACGACCAGCACCACACCGATCCACGTAATCCAGCTGACATGTTCCCCGTAGACAACAGCACCAAGTCCTACGGCAATGGGTGGTGAAATGTATAACCATGTTGCCGGGAACAACGGATTCGTGCGAGACATGATCCAATAGAACAGACTGTGCCCAACCATCGAGCCAATAACAGTCAAATATATCACGGACGAGACAGCAGGCACCCAATCCAAAGCTGACATGTTCCAGGATTCTGTCACCGCTGAGAGCAAGCTTAACAACAGTCCCCATACATCATCTGCACCGCATTGATCGCTACAGGACTAGCCTCCTTGAACTGATGAATAACCTTTTTGGAGTACAATGCACCTGCTGAATAACAGACTTCCCCACCAGTACGGCAATACAGCCCCACATGAACAGGGAACCCGCACCAAGTGATACACCAGGCAGAACAACCAGGACCACGCCGGTGAACCCGATCAGGCATCCTGTAATCATGCGGGCAGATGTTTTTTGCCGTAACAGCGCCGTCTGCATCAACATAATCATAATCGGTCCTGTCGCTGACAGAATGGCACCCACACCCGAGCTCACATGCTGTTCAGCCCAATATAATGTGGCAAAGGTGCCGAAGGTCAGACCTGCTCCCGTCAGCAGCATCTCCTTGCGGAACAGGAGGGACCAACTCACTTTGCCCTTCATCCACATCCATGCAAACATCAGCGCCCCGCGATTACAAATCGCAATCCGGCTGACAGAAAAGGCGGCATACCTGCCTCCACTCCAATTTTAATAGCCAAAAACGTTGTACCGAAAATAAGACACATAACCGTAAATGCAATCCCCACCATGATAACCACTCCTTTATCTGTTCTTCATCATATCTCATGGTCCATAGAACAGAATAAACAAAACAGAACAGTTATCGCCTATTAGCTGTTACAATAGAGTTCAGAAGGAGTGTGAGCCGGATGGGCAAAACCTTGATGATGACAGATAACAGCCTGAAATTATATGAGCAAGTCATCCATTATCTCGTTGTGCGTATCGAAGCGGGAGAGTGGGCTGAACATGAAAAACTGCCATCTGTACGAAGCCTGTCCGAGCTGCTCGGCGTACATCGTCTGACCGTTTTCAAAGCCTATCAGGAGTTAAAGGAACGCGGTAATGTTTATGTGAAGGACAAGTCCGGCTATTATGTCAGTCCAGCAACGCCATACTCTGTAACAGATCAGGCGGATGATCCCGCCGTGTCTGCCTGGTTGCATTGGGACTCCCTCGCACGTGTGCAGTCACTTGAAGCCGAATTCCAGTTTTCCAAATCACTGATTGACCCCGCCCTGCTTCCCAATCGGTATTGGGGAGAACTGATGCGTGATCTGCTGGATCAATATCCCCGTCTGCTCGGAACGTACTCCACGATTCAGGGAGATCTGGAATTGCGTAGTGCGCTGGCAAGCCATCTAACGAAAAAAGAACGCTTCTACCTCTCCGCAGACGAGGTGCTCATTACATCGGGTGCCCAGCAAGCGATCGACGTCATCTCGCGGACGCTGGTCAAGCCTGGAGATCGGGTCTTGATGGAACGGCCTACGTATGGGCCGGCCATGGAGATTTTCCGCAAGCAAGGTGCCCGGCTCGTCTTCACCGACATTCATCCCGAGGGTTATGATCTGGAGCAGATCGAACATCTGATGAAGAGTGAGAAGCCGCGCCTCTTTTATATGACACCGACCTTTCAGAATCCAACCGGCATGAATGTTCCAGTAGAACAGCGCAAGCAGTTACCCGAACTTGCAGAACAGTATGGTTGTTTCCTGCTCGAAGACGACAGCACCTACGATATCTATTTTAAGGAGAAACCTCCTGCACCTATTTTTACCTACGACACTACGGGGCACACCCTGTACATTCGCAGCTATAGCAAGTATGTTGCACCCGGGCTGCGGATTGCAGCCATCATATGTCGTCAGCGCTTCATGCCAGGACTACAGGCAGTCAAATCATTGACAGATAACGGATCGCCTCTCCTGAACCAGAAGCTTTTCCTCCGTTATTTTCAGTCAGAACGCATGCATCAGCATCTGTCCAAGCTGCGAACGGCCATTCAGTTACGCATGGAAGTGATGGAACAATGTCTGCTGGAAACGGACTGGACGTGGACCCGACCCGAGGGTGGACTCAACTTTTGGGCAGAACTTCCTGAGGGCGTGGATACCGGAAGACTGCTTCACCGATGCATGGAGCAATCCGTAGCCTTTGTACCCGGAACCGTATTCGATTCTTCGGATCATTCAGCCAGTCGCAAGCTGCGTCTGTCCTTCTCTTATGCGCATGAGCAGCAGATTCGCGAAGGCATGAGCAGACTCATTACACTGGCCAAAGAAATGTAAGGTTGGTTATCAATCGAAATAGCCCGAAAGGTCACATGACCTTCCGGGCTATTGTTATGGACCGGATATGACCTTATCCACCAATCCATATTCGACTGCTTCAGCAGCGGTCAGGAAATAGTCTCGATCCGAGTCCTTCTCAATCCGCTCAATCGACTGTCCTGTATGGTCAGCGAGCAGTTGGTTAAGACGTTGACGATGTTGAATGATGCGGTTAGCATGAATCAGCATATCCGACGCCTGCCCTCGCGTACCACCATGTGGCTGATGGATCATGATCTCACTGTTGGGCAACGCCATACGCTTACCTTTTGTTCCACCCACCAACAATATCGTACCAAAACTTGCCGCCATACCTGTACAGATCGTGGAGATATCCGGCTTCACGAATTGCATGGTGTCATAGATCGAAAATCCCGCGGTTACTGACCCACCAGGGCTGTTAATGTACATCTGAATATCCTTCTCCGGGTCCTCTGCAGTCAAAAATAACAGCTGAGCCACAATGGCATTTGCCATCTGATCCTCAATCTCTCCGGATACCATAATGATCCGGTCCTTGAGCAAACGTGAATAAATATCATAACTCCGCTCACCACGAGCGGTCTGTTCCACTACATAGGGTACTACATTCATGTGTGTCGCCTCCTTGGTTTAGGCAACCATGTTGACCGTGCACCCACCTCCATACGACATTGAGTTCATACCTGAAGCGGAGTACCCGTACATCACTGGCTCGCATGGATGGAGACGGCAAAGTCTGCTGCAAAATTGTCCCCGCCACAGCCATCGGATCATCGGTCCGGTTCAGGCACAGATCAATGATTCGGGCTGTATCTCCATTACGAAATGCCAGCAGATAACTGCGCAATTCCTCCCGATTTTCCTCCACTGCGCCCTCTTCATTCTGCCACTCAGTGTCCGATTGTTCCAACCTGTGCCGCACCTCAGCTATGGCAGAGCGGGCTCGACTTAACGCTGCTTTCACAGCGCCTTCTGTCGTATCCAACATTTCCGCAGTCTCTGCCGCCTTGTAACCCATTAATTCACGTAATACATATATCACTCGCTGCCACGGTGGTAGCTTATCTATTAGAAGTTGAACGGCAGACTCCAATTCCTCGAATCGCCTTTCTTCCTCCATTTCGTGCAGGAGCGGCTTCAAGCTATCCAGTTTACAGGCCAATCTCTCACGCTGACGTAAGATATCAATCCAGCTGTTGCGTGCAATACGGATCAGATAAGCTTCCCAATTCATATCGTGATTCATCCCGGAAGATCCAGCCATACTCGACGACAATACTTTCAGACAGGTCTCCTGAACCAGATCCTCCGTGTCTGGAACTGATTTCGTCAGCGACAAACAATACGCATACAACGAACCCATCAGTTCGGGTAATCGCGCATGAATGCTTTGGTTCAATTGGTTAGTTCCAGCGTTACCACTGGTTTCAATATGGGATTTATTTGGTTTACCATCATCATGTGGTCTGTTGATTCTGCAATCCACGGACTTCACAAAGGCCATCTTGGGGGCCCCCTTTGCTGGTTCCTGATTGATTTTGACTTACACTATGTAAACGAAGAACCTCCTCCAAAGGATACGCTCTTCTCCAATTATTTTTATGACAATGCTTCAAGTTGAGTTACCCATTCGTTTCAATCTATAAGGTTCCAAGCGGCACCTTCATCCCCGTAAGGGCAATCGTAATGCCTTGATCCAGATTATAATTCTGCCGTACATCAACGTCATGAGACATATGTGTAAAATAGGTATGACCCGGTTTCAGTTCCCGCAGCAGCTCCTGCGCCTCGCGCATATCATACACCGAACGTGTGGAGAATTCCGCAAGTTCATGCACAAAGCTTGTTCCGAGCACCAACAGATCCAATCCGTGCAGCGGCACTTTCTCCGTTGTTTTCAGGTCAATGGCATCTGAACAATACGCCCAGCTATACCCCTCCCGATCCAATCGATATGCGTACGAATAGCCGTTATGTCCATGACATACTTTCCAGGAACGCACTTTCCAGCCACTGAGCTCAATATCATCATCCGTTTCAAGAAAGTCCATATGACGCCCCAACCATAGAAACTGTCCCTGAATGGTCGCAATCACTTCGCGCGGTGCATACAAACGTCCCTTTACACCCAACCAGCGGCATGCATCCGCCCATTCCGGCAATCCGCCAATATGGTCAAAATGGGCATGCGTGATGAGCAGCGTATGCACCATACGCAATCCCTGATCCTCCATCTGTGATCTCCAGTCCGGTCCGCAATCAATCATGAACTGTTCACTCGCACCATCGCCACTACTGTCAATCAGAACAGAAGAGCGTTTCCGTTTGTTCTTTCCCGTAAGCCTCGCCTCGGTACATACATCGCAATCACAATACACACGTGGAACGCCCATCGCATCGCCAGTGCCCAGAAATGTTAGCTGATTCAATCCGCATTCCCCCTGAATGAATAATATGTAAATTGTAATCGTCCACCCCTGTTTTTGCAAAAAAAAGACCATCCCGCTGCAGCTCTCACTGCAATTCGGGACAGTCCATGGTCTGAACGTTTTTCGTTCAGACCTTCATCTCCATGCTTCGCTCCATTGGGAGCTTGCGCTCATCCACATCTGGTGCGCCCCCTCACAGCTGGGCCGCCCGCATGAAGATCAGGCCTTACCATTTTTCACAGGCCATGACCCGATTGATTTAAGTCACATTAACCCAGCTCTGGAACTACACCAGTGCCCGCAGCTTCAATGTCAGTTCCCGACCTGCAGGTACTTCCTTCGAGTCTGTAATCACCCAGTTGGACGCAAGCCGCTTCGCCAGCACTTCTGCCTGCTCCGGTTTCAATTGCAATCCGGTAACGATTCCTTCACCCACCGTGAAGTCTTTCTCCGGCTGTAATCCAAAGGTCTTCTCCAAATAAATACCCAGACCACCACGCGTGTTAAAGGTAATCCGGTAGCCGTCTTTCACGGCTGCCTCCAGGTTTTCACCATGCTCGTCCGCATACGAGAAAAAATCGTTATATCGGTATTGCTCTTCAGATACGCCGTCAAAAGCGGAAACGTCTTTCGCTTGAATAGCGTTTAATATTTCTTCCTCAGGCATCCCCTTACCGCGGGCCTGCTCCAGTCGAATTGCTGTACTTTGGGATAATTTGATTTCAGAGCTCATTCAACTCACACCTTCCTGCAGATACTATGTAACCATCATGACTCAGTATACCTCTATTATAACCTTTTGGCAGTGAAAAACCTCCATCTCTACTTCCATTGAAATGAAGGTTTAGTAATGCTTATATTCCCGCAAGCACCTGATACCACACGCCGCGTTTGGAATACAACGTACTTCGTACCTCGTCCCATCCACCGAGATAGTTGATATCAAATAGCCCTTCAGGCGTTGGGAATGTCGACTCGGTCTGTGCAAATACATCCGGATCTACGGAACGAAAACCGTGCTTGGCAAAAATGCGTTGTGCTTCCGGTGTACGCAGATATGCGACAAAAGCTTCCGCCAGTTCACGATTCCCATGTTTATCGGCATACTTATTCACCACAACTGCCGGATTCTCAATCAGGATCGTATTTTTCGGAATGACGATATCGTAATCCACACCTTTGGCGATCCGGGCCAACAATTCATTTTCATACGTGACAATTACATCACCCACACCATATTCGAATGCTGCCATTGAAGAACGGCCACTCTTGTCCAATGATTCAACGTTACGATGTACCTCTTCGAGAAAAGCCTTGGCAGCGGCAGGATCTTCTTCCCCTCTTGCTCCTCCGACAGTTTCAATCCGGCACCGTAAATGGCATTGATGTCCCATTGCGCGCCCCCGGATGTCTTTGGATTAGGGTAGAGCACTTTCACTCCCGGCTTGGTCAAGTCCTGAAAATCATGAATTCCAAGCGGGTTGCCTGCTCTTGTGCCCAGCACAACAATCGAACGGGTGATCATGCCCTCATTCGGGGTCTTTTTCCAATCGGAGCTGACCAGATCGGCTTTGACCAGCTTGTCGATATCACTCTCCATTGCGAGCAAAGCTACATCAGCCTCGAATCCACCAACGATGGCTCTTGCCTGTGTACCCGAAGCTTCATAGGACTCTTGGAAGTTAATCGTCTGTCCGGTCTTTGCCTTCCACTCCTTCTGGAACTTGGGCAGCAATTCGCCTACAGCGTCTTTTGCTACACTATAAGCACCGATCACCAGTGTATTGGATGAATCGCTACCAGCGGTCTCATTCTGTTCGCTTGACTCCTCCTGCTTGCTGCATCCAGCGGTCATGCAGACGAGCAGAAGCGTGAGGGCAACATATAAAAGCATGACTTTCTTCTTTCTCGTCTGCATGGGCAGCCCCCTCTTCCACTTGATCTAAATCATCACCGGCATCGGATCTTCCTTCAGTCGGTTCTCAACCACCCAACTGTTGGAGTCATTGAACAGGTATGCCCGGTGTACAAGGACTCGAATTTGTTGACCAATCTCCAAGGTCGTTTTCTCCAGGGAACGATAGGTGATTAACTTGTGCCCCGTACGTCCACCTCCACCATCCATTCACTGCCGCGGAAATGAAGATGCTTGACTGTCCCTTTTTCCGTTGCAGACAGCATCGTGAACTCGTTTTTCAAACCGATCTCAATATACTCTGGTCGAATAAGTGCTTTGGTCTGTTCACCCTCGACGGCATGTTCAAATCCTTTCAGCTGGGAAGCATCCTCCACAACCGTAGACTCCCCGATAAATGTAGCAACAAACGGTGTCTGCGGATTTTTGTAGATATCCCAAGGTGTGCCCTTCTGCTCCAAACGACCCTGGCTGATAATCATGATCTCGTCCGCCACTTCAATCGCTTCATCCTGGTCATGCGTTACAAAGATCGAAGTAATTCCCACTCGCTCAATGAGCTCCCGCAACCATGAACGCAGTTCCTGACGGATCTTGGCGTCAATAGCCGCGAACGGCTCATCCAGCAATAACAGCTGCGGCTCCGGGGCGAGTGCTCTGGCAAAAGCCACACGCTGACGCTGCCCACCAGACAACTGATGTGGATAGCGCTGTTCGAAACCTTTTAATCCGGTCAGTTCAACCAGCTCCATAACCCGATCACGAATCTGGGCTTTTGGTGTCTTCTTGACCTTGAGTCCAAAAGCAATATTCTCAAATACCGTCATATGTTTGAACAGAGCATAGTTCTGGAATACGAATCCGATCCCACGCTCCTGTGGAGGCAGGTGATTCACCACTTTTCCGTGAAAGCGAATCTCTCCGGAACCCGGATTCTCCAGTCCCGCAAGCATCCGCAGAATGGACGTCTTCCCGCCTCCGCTGGGTCCAAGCAGACCGATTAGATGGCCTTTGGCAATATCGAATGAGACATCTTTTACCGCATGAAAATCACCGAAATGTTTGTTCAGATCACGGACTTCTACATGCATATCAATGCACTTCCTTTCGCTTCTTGGCCCATTCCATCATGAGCAGCAGCCCGACGGAGAAGGTGACCAGCACCAATGCCACACCATTTGCGGCAGCTACATTAAAATTCTCAACATCCTGATAGACCAGCGTTGTTGCTGTCTGCGTTTTGTTCATAATATTGCCGGATACAACCAGCACTGCACCGAATTCCCCAAGCGAGCGCGCAACCGTCAAGACCAGACCATACACTACCGCCCAGCGGATCGAAGGCCATGTCACACTCCAGAACGTTCTCCAGCCGTAGGCACCCAGTGTAGATGCGGCCTCCTCTTGCTGTGAACCGAGTTCCTGCAGGACAGGCATCACCTCTCTGACCATCAGTGGGAAGGTAACAAATAACGTTGCGATCACCATACCCGGGAAGGCGTAGACCACATTGAATCCAATTCCTTCAAAAAAAGCGCCCATAATGCTGTTAGGTCCCAACATCAATACAATCATCAAACCGCCAATGACAGGAGATACGGCATAAGGCAGGTCTACAATACTGTTCAGCAGCCCTCTTATCCGTTCACTCAGCCATCCGGCACGAACCAGATACAGAGCCATCATGATGCCAAACAATGTATTTAACAGGGTGACTACCAGGACTACCAGTCCGGTCATCATCAAAGCGTGTAACGCCTCAGGGCGCATCAGCCCTTTCAGGAATCCACCTGCCCCGTCTTCAAATGCACCAATAAAAATGCGTCCAAGCGGGATGATCAACAGTACAATAAATACCGCAAATGTCAGTCCGATTAAGAGTCGTCTCATCGTCTTCTCCCCCGCATCTGCACCAGATTGATCAGCCAGAGGATCAGGAAGGAGAGCGTCAGGAGCAACACGGATACAGCAGCGGCTCCCGTTGGATTGTCACTTTCAATCTCTCCGTAGATGAATACGGAAGCGGTCAGTGTTCTTCCGGGAATGTTGCCAGCCACCAGCACAACAGCCCCGAATTCAGCCAGTCCTCTGGAGAAAGCGAGCATCCCTCCGCTGATCATGCCAGGTGCCATGGACGGCAAAATCACTTGCATGAACGTGCGAGCCTTGGATGCCCCCATCGTGTACGAGGCCTCTTCCTCGGAAGGATCGATTTCTTCCAGCAAAGGCTGCACTGCACGGATCACAAACGGAAACGTGACAAAGGTCATCGCGATAACAATTGCGGGCTGGTGAAATACAATTTCAAATCCCATGGATTCTGCCAGTTTCCCGATGGCACTGACCGGCCCCAATAGCAGCATAATCATCAAACCGCCCACCGCTGTTGGCAGTGCAAACGGGAGATCAACCAGACTGTTCAGAAACGATCGGCCTACAAAGCGATACCTTGTCAGCACCCAGGCAATCATCGTGCCCAGAACCACATTAATCAGCGTGGCAATCACGGCTAGCCGAATCGTCAGCAGCACGGCTTTCCACGCGATGGGGTCCATAATGCTCTGAGCAAAGTTGCTCCATCCTTCGGAGAAGGAATTGACGTATACACCGATGATTGGAAGTACAATAAGTACGATAAAATATAACAATACGGTACTGCGAAATCCCCAAGTCCATCCCTTATGACGAAGAATGGTATTCATTGCTGCGTTCCCTCCCAGCCTCCGGTTTTAGCTCCGGTCGGCAGTCTGCCCGACTTCAATACGACATTTCCCTAAGTTGGATGATATTACTTTAATATTATTCCCATTAGTCTACTTGGTTTTGCTTTCTGATACTTTACCAGTTTGCAGTGCTAATCGTCAATGCTTTTATTGAATATAATTGGGCCACATATGAGATTAATTAATAAATGTCTCTTCAGGTTATTTCTGTCCTCTCCGTTATTGTGCGCTTCACCTATTCGACTTCATATGTGGTTTGTTTGGTATGTAATGGTTAAGGTACAATCGAGGGTAAGAACAGAGATGACAAGGAGTGATTGAACATGTTATATACGAAGAATATATCCACTTCCACACGAGATGAAATGAAGGATATCACACGGGACGTGAAGCAGGCTGTTCTGAATAGCGGAGTCCAGAATGGGACGGTGCTCATCTACTGCCCACATACGACAGCGGGTATTGCCATCAACGAAAATGCAGACCCCGATGTGAAACACGATGTCTTGTTGCGTCTGGACGAAGTGTACCCTTGGGAGCATCCCGAGTATCGACATGCCGAAGGCAATACAGCCTCTCACCTCAAATCGATCACAACAGGGCCATCACAGACGGTAATTATTCATGAAGGCAGGTTGCTGCTTGGCCGCTGGCAAGGCATTTACTTTTGCGAATTTGATGGGCCACGTGAGCGGGAATACTTTCTCAAAATCATGGAAGGCTAATGTCAGTTCAATTGAGGTCTACCACCTAATCATTCATATTTTTGCAAACACAAACAGGCGGTCCACCCTCATTTCGGGTCGGAGCCGCCTGACTTGGTCTTTGGCGTGTATTAACTTTCGCGAGATAACGTTATAAAGAATTAAAGTTATGACAAATCACCGCCCTGAAGTGTAGAGGTGCAACAATAGCGCCATTATTGGACGCCAGGCTGCTGACCCAGATTGCGGCACAGCACTTTGACATGAGACAATGCAGACGATTCAATCTCCTTAAACGTTAAACGGTCCTGAATGTAATAAGAGATGAATCCGTGCATAGCCAAAAATAGCGTACGCGGTACCCTTTGAATATCCTCTTCCGTACAATTTTCTTCATTCATGTACTGCCGAATAATCGATGCAAATAATTCGAAGCAACGTCCCTGTTCGGTACGACAATAAGACAGCAATTCTTCGTCCCTGATCATAAACATAATTTCGTACTGATATGGGTTCTCCAGACCAAAGCGAATAAACTCCATCATAATATGCTCTACTTTGCTCACATCATCACGGACCGGCCTGACCATAGCTTGCAGCAACAAATGCCCCAGATGATTGAAATCTTCAACCACGATGGCATAGAACAGCTCTGCCTTTTCCTTAAAGTGATAATACAGCGACCCATGACTATAGCCTAGATGCTGGCCGATGCTTCGCATCGAAATGGCGCGGTATCCTTTGGTAATAAAAAGGTGCCTCGCCGCCTCCAGTATCCGCTCCCTCGACAACTCCTGTTCGACTGCTCTTCTAGCCATATATTTTATTCCCCTTCAATAAAATAAAGCCGCTGTCCCTCCGTGATCCGGGATTGCCCTTGCGTCAAATCCGTGATCCAGGCTACAAATGCCTCGGTTTCACTATCCGGCGGAAGACAAGTCAACGTAACCTTATCGGTGAATCCAGTTTCACCTGTACGGACTTCCCGGCTTCTTAACTCATTTTCCACTTTACCCAGCCACGTATAATCCAGTTCAACAAACACTTCACGATGCAGCACGTTGGTAATGGCTTCTCCGGCTTCAATGGCTGCAACAGCTCCATCCGTATAAGCGCGAATCAACCCACCGGCTCCAAGCATAATTCCCCCGAAGTATCGTGTAACTACAATTGCCACATTTTTTAATTTCTGATTCTTGATCACTTCAAGAATGGGTTTCCCTGCTGTTCCGCTGGGTTCCCCGTCATCGGATTGCTTCTGGATCTCATCCCGCTCCCCAATCATGTACGCAGAGCAGTTATGAGTCGCATTCCAATGTTTTTTCTTGATCTCATCGATGAAGGCAACAGCCTCTTCCTCTGTCGTGACCGGCATAATATGACCGATAAATCGCGACTTCTTGATGACAATTTCCAGATTGCCCGGTCCTCGAACCGTGCGATAACGTTCAATCATCCTGAATCCAACTTTCTGATCTTTTCCTGAGTCTAACGCTTGGTCTTTTTTACAAGAAAGCAGTTCACCGCGCGAACGCGGACGAACTGCCCTGGTTATCTACATCCGGGAGCCCTGCATCTTACCTGAACAGTGATTCCCGGATCGATTAACATTACTTTATTTAACTATATGAGCAGACCGATGAATTATTCGGAAAGTCTCGCTTCGAGCGCTGCTTTCTCTTCTTCAAAGCCTGGTTTGCCCAGCAATGCGAACATATTTTTCTTGTAAGCTTCCACGCCTGGTTGGTCAAATGGATTGACGCCCAGCAGGTAGCCACTGATACCGCATGCTTTTTC
Protein-coding sequences here:
- a CDS encoding PLP-dependent aminotransferase family protein encodes the protein MGKTLMMTDNSLKLYEQVIHYLVVRIEAGEWAEHEKLPSVRSLSELLGVHRLTVFKAYQELKERGNVYVKDKSGYYVSPATPYSVTDQADDPAVSAWLHWDSLARVQSLEAEFQFSKSLIDPALLPNRYWGELMRDLLDQYPRLLGTYSTIQGDLELRSALASHLTKKERFYLSADEVLITSGAQQAIDVISRTLVKPGDRVLMERPTYGPAMEIFRKQGARLVFTDIHPEGYDLEQIEHLMKSEKPRLFYMTPTFQNPTGMNVPVEQRKQLPELAEQYGCFLLEDDSTYDIYFKEKPPAPIFTYDTTGHTLYIRSYSKYVAPGLRIAAIICRQRFMPGLQAVKSLTDNGSPLLNQKLFLRYFQSERMHQHLSKLRTAIQLRMEVMEQCLLETDWTWTRPEGGLNFWAELPEGVDTGRLLHRCMEQSVAFVPGTVFDSSDHSASRKLRLSFSYAHEQQIREGMSRLITLAKEM
- the clpP gene encoding ATP-dependent Clp endopeptidase proteolytic subunit ClpP, translated to MNVVPYVVEQTARGERSYDIYSRLLKDRIIMVSGEIEDQMANAIVAQLLFLTAEDPEKDIQMYINSPGGSVTAGFSIYDTMQFVKPDISTICTGMAASFGTILLVGGTKGKRMALPNSEIMIHQPHGGTRGQASDMLIHANRIIQHRQRLNQLLADHTGQSIERIEKDSDRDYFLTAAEAVEYGLVDKVISGP
- a CDS encoding RNA polymerase sigma factor; the protein is MAFVKSVDCRINRPHDDGKPNKSHIETSGNAGTNQLNQSIHARLPELMGSLYAYCLSLTKSVPDTEDLVQETCLKVLSSSMAGSSGMNHDMNWEAYLIRIARNSWIDILRQRERLACKLDSLKPLLHEMEEERRFEELESAVQLLIDKLPPWQRVIYVLRELMGYKAAETAEMLDTTEGAVKAALSRARSAIAEVRHRLEQSDTEWQNEEGAVEENREELRSYLLAFRNGDTARIIDLCLNRTDDPMAVAGTILQQTLPSPSMRASDVRVLRFRYELNVVWRWVHGQHGCLNQGGDTHECSTLCSGTDRSW
- a CDS encoding MBL fold metallo-hydrolase, which produces MNQLTFLGTGDAMGVPRVYCDCDVCTEARLTGKNKRKRSSVLIDSSGDGASEQFMIDCGPDWRSQMEDQGLRMVHTLLITHAHFDHIGGLPEWADACRWLGVKGRLYAPREVIATIQGQFLWLGRHMDFLETDDDIELSGWKVRSWKVCHGHNGYSYAYRLDREGYSWAYCSDAIDLKTTEKVPLHGLDLLVLGTSFVHELAEFSTRSVYDMREAQELLRELKPGHTYFTHMSHDVDVRQNYNLDQGITIALTGMKVPLGTL
- a CDS encoding sulfate ABC transporter permease subunit, which translates into the protein MRRLLIGLTFAVFIVLLIIPLGRIFIGAFEDGAGGFLKGLMRPEALHALMMTGLVVLVVTLLNTLFGIMMALYLVRAGWLSERIRGLLNSIVDLPYAVSPVIGGLMIVLMLGPNSIMGAFFEGIGFNVVYAFPGMVIATLFVTFPLMVREVMPVLQELGSQQEEAASTLGAYGWRTFWSVTWPSIRWAVVYGLVLTVARSLGEFGAVLVVSGNIMNKTQTATTLVYQDVENFNVAAANGVALVLVTFSVGLLLMMEWAKKRKEVH
- the cysT gene encoding sulfate ABC transporter permease subunit CysT, with amino-acid sequence MNTILRHKGWTWGFRSTVLLYFIVLIVLPIIGVYVNSFSEGWSNFAQSIMDPIAWKAVLLTIRLAVIATLINVVLGTMIAWVLTRYRFVGRSFLNSLVDLPFALPTAVGGLMIMLLLGPVSAIGKLAESMGFEIVFHQPAIVIAMTFVTFPFVIRAVQPLLEEIDPSEEEASYTMGASKARTFMQVILPSMAPGMISGGMLAFSRGLAEFGAVVLVAGNIPGRTLTASVFIYGEIESDNPTGAAAVSVLLLTLSFLILWLINLVQMRGRRR
- a CDS encoding secondary thiamine-phosphate synthase enzyme YjbQ, with protein sequence MLYTKNISTSTRDEMKDITRDVKQAVLNSGVQNGTVLIYCPHTTAGIAINENADPDVKHDVLLRLDEVYPWEHPEYRHAEGNTASHLKSITTGPSQTVIIHEGRLLLGRWQGIYFCEFDGPREREYFLKIMEG
- a CDS encoding TetR/AcrR family transcriptional regulator — its product is MARRAVEQELSRERILEAARHLFITKGYRAISMRSIGQHLGYSHGSLYYHFKEKAELFYAIVVEDFNHLGHLLLQAMVRPVRDDVSKVEHIMMEFIRFGLENPYQYEIMFMIRDEELLSYCRTEQGRCFELFASIIRQYMNEENCTEEDIQRVPRTLFLAMHGFISYYIQDRLTFKEIESSALSHVKVLCRNLGQQPGVQ
- a CDS encoding YigZ family protein, which encodes MIERYRTVRGPGNLEIVIKKSRFIGHIMPVTTEEEAVAFIDEIKKKHWNATHNCSAYMIGERDEIQKQSDDGEPSGTAGKPILEVIKNQKLKNVAIVVTRYFGGIMLGAGGLIRAYTDGAVAAIEAGEAITNVLHREVFVELDYTWLGKVENELRSREVRTGETGFTDKVTLTCLPPDSETEAFVAWITDLTQGQSRITEGQRLYFIEGE